The Kocuria turfanensis genome contains the following window.
GGGCGGCCATCACGGCGAACACCATCGAGCCCATTGGGGTGTGGGTGTCCACGTCTCCCCCACCCAAGTTCAACACCCGCAACCCGGCGCCTCTCCCCCGCAGCGCTTCGGCGAAGGCCAGCATGTTCTGGGTCGAGCGCCCCAGACGGTCCAGGGTCGTGACGACTAACGTGTCACCCTCTACGAGAGCAGCCACGGCCCTGTCGAACTGCGGACGCGAAGCAAGAGCTCCAGACACTCCATGATCGACATAGAGGTCATCGCGACGCACTCCAGCAGCCAGCAGATCAGACACTTGACGGTCCGCATCCTGCACCCGCGTCGATACGCGCCCATACCCAATCAACTCACCCACGTCAACCCCAATGTGTCTCGCAACCAACATCCAGTACACGATTCTAGGCGCAAAGATAAAGCACATAGTTGCAAGACTTGCCGGACCGCGGAAACCCGCACAGATCTGGGACCACAAAAATCCACCGACGAGACGTCTCGCATCCTTTAGTTTGAGGAGCGGCCTGATGTCATATTGCTCAGCCTGCTTCTAGAATTATCGGCCCCGCGCCTACCCTGGTTAATCACCACGGGGCCCCCGGCCTGCCGGCACTGCCCTGCCGTGCCCCAAGTCGGCGCCGCGAGACCATCTCTCACCTGCGAACAGGAACAACACATGACGACCTCTGCACCTGGAGCCCTGGCCGTCGAGCTGCACCCGGCCTCCCCCACCCAGTGGGTTGCCACCTACTACCCCATGG
Protein-coding sequences here:
- a CDS encoding recombinase family protein — encoded protein: MGELIGYGRVSTRVQDADRQVSDLLAAGVRRDDLYVDHGVSGALASRPQFDRAVAALVEGDTLVVTTLDRLGRSTQNMLAFAEALRGRGAGLRVLNLGGGDVDTHTPMGSMVFAVMAALAQMELEIKRERITDSVAKRRAAGKDLGGRRLTFTDSQIRSALQLIEGGEPATQVARDMGMSRATLYRRIRELPPAMS